The genomic window TCTGGATATTCGTAATGTTTTCTATCCCAAGAAATCACTTCGTTTTCAAACGAAGATTTTACAGCTTTCCCAAAGTAAATTGCTTTTGTAATTGCTTCTTTATTTATAGAAGGCAAAACGCCCATTTGCCCTGTGCATACGGAACAAATATTTTGATTAGGAGTATCGATTTCTTCATTAGGACAAGAACAAAATAATTTTGATTTTGTATTTAATCGTACATGAGTTTCTAGTCCGATTACTAACTCTAATTCGTGCTTTTTAAGAAGCTCGTTTAATTGCTCTAGTTCCATTATATCGTGTCTTTTAAGAAGTTAGCAAACTTCAAAACGAGTTCGTCATTATGTTTTGCTGCCGTAATTTGTAAACCTGTTGCTGTGCCTTGAGGAACCGTTAAAGTCGGTAATTGACCTAAACTAAAACCTACGGTGTAAGCATCGGATAAATACATGGCGTGCGGATCCTTTAAACTATCACCAATTTTTGGTGGCGTATTTGGTGTAACAGGAGAAAGAATGATATCGACATCCTTAAAATCGTTTTCAAAATTAGTAGAAATGGTGTCGCGTAAGGCTAGACCTTTCAAATAAATTTCGTCTGAAAACCCTTGTGACAATACTTGGTTTCCACCAACTATACGACGTTTTGTTTCTTCAGAAAAATTTTCAGAACGTGTTACCGAATACGTTTCTTTTAAAGAATCTCCTTCAATACGGTTACCATAATTTGTACCATCTAACCTAGAAAGGTTGGATGCCGTTTCTGCCATGGCTAGCGTATAGTATGTTGAAACTAATGTTTCAGATTCAAAGAAATCTAAAGCTTTCACTTCAATACCTTTGGCTTTTATTTTTTCAATAGCTTGTAAAAAATCAGCTTTTATTTTAGGGTCAATCGCTTTGCTTTCAATAAAGTTTTTAAAATATCCTACGGTTTTAATGCCTTCGGAATTTAAAATTTGAGCCTGAGTTATTTCCGCGGAAGCGTAAGAGGTTTGATCTTTAATATCTTTACCACTCATTACGTTTAGCACAATACGGATATCTTCGATGGATTTTGCAATGGGTCCAACACAATCGGTAGACGATGCGTAGGCCATTAAACCGTAGCGTGAAATGCGGCCGTAACTTGGTTTTAAACCATATATATTATTGTAACCTGCGGGCTGGCGAACAGAACCTCCGGTATCTCCTCCAATTGAAAAAACGGTGTAATCTTTAGCCACATTTACTGCAGAACCACCACTAGAGCCACCACTTACTAAATCTGGGTTTATCGCGTTTTTTACAGCGCCAAAAATGGTATTTTCACTAGAGGACCCATGACCAAAACTATCGCAATTTTCTTTTACTAAAGGGATAGCTCTTGCATT from Algibacter sp. L1A34 includes these protein-coding regions:
- a CDS encoding amidase family protein, coding for MDSQIHKIHQQLVDKKITCTALVQDKLSQLKQNTHNTVNALLDTIALDLASKVDVKIANGETIGLLEGIPFGIKDVYMVQGTLATASSNLLKNYKSAYTATAIQNLLNARAIPLVKENCDSFGHGSSSENTIFGAVKNAINPDLVSGGSSGGSAVNVAKDYTVFSIGGDTGGSVRQPAGYNNIYGLKPSYGRISRYGLMAYASSTDCVGPIAKSIEDIRIVLNVMSGKDIKDQTSYASAEITQAQILNSEGIKTVGYFKNFIESKAIDPKIKADFLQAIEKIKAKGIEVKALDFFESETLVSTYYTLAMAETASNLSRLDGTNYGNRIEGDSLKETYSVTRSENFSEETKRRIVGGNQVLSQGFSDEIYLKGLALRDTISTNFENDFKDVDIILSPVTPNTPPKIGDSLKDPHAMYLSDAYTVGFSLGQLPTLTVPQGTATGLQITAAKHNDELVLKFANFLKDTI